TGAATGACATTGAAATGAAACTACATGTATAAATATGTAGTTTAtgtaaaataaacatttatcaggGCCGCCGATTTGGGGGCGTCGGTGTGGGAACAactcccccaaatagaggatgccgtGCTGGTGTCCCCCATATGAAAGTGCCGGCGCCTCTGCCGGTAACTATTTGGAggcgtcggtggagatgctctgaatCGGAATTTCAGGCCAGCACTTGGAGCTTATTAGGTGTGGTTTTGGACTTTTGGGTTGGAGGAGATGGAGGAGTATTTCTAGCAAGCTGGATTGTTTTGTCTCTCAAAAACATTTAAGGGACAATGAAAAGGGCTGGTTTTGTGTTTATTCTTGCAAACTTATCCGAATATGCATGAACACGTGGCTGCTGAAATTATTTGGACCCCGCATACATTCTCAGCTAGCTACAAGCTAGCCAGGCACTAACAAATGGTCACCACCACGTACGTACAACAAGAAGGCAGCTTAATTAGGTAGCAAAGCACATGCATGCACTCCAGTCTTCACTCATCACTGGTTGATGACGATCTTCTCGAGATGCCCGGCCAGGTCGGCTGGCTCGGCGCCGCCGTCGAGCGGGAAGAAGAACGGGTAGGTTTCGTAGCGCGCTATGCAGCTGCTGTACATGACGCGGCACCCGCGCCGGTACCGGCAGTAGTTGGGGAGCTCCGCCACCGCCTGCGCCACGCACAGCCCGCAGTCCGCCGCCGTGATGTCCAACGTGCACCACCCGAGCCCGTAGATGGTCGTCTTGGCGgcggccccgccgccgccgagccGCGCGGTGTCCCTCGCCAGTCCCTTGCTGGCGCCCTGGCCGGcctcggcggcgacgcgggaCATGAGCTTGGCCTGCGCCCGGTCGAACGCGGCCAGGTCGACGCCGGTGGCGTTCTGGGTGTTGAGGAGGATGAGCGTGTACCCGGTGTCCGGGAGGCCGATGAAGTTGGCGTCCGAGTAGCGGAGGAGGCAGTAGTCGTAGAAGATCCGCCCGTCGGCGCTGCCGCGGCAGGAGGACGCGACCTCCCGCGCCGCGGCGGCGATGCAGAGCGCACAGTCCTGCCTTGTCACGTCGCCGCGGCACTGCGCGAGGCCGTAGATGGTTGAGGGTGAGCGGCCGGCGGTGGCCGTGGCGTAGTAGGCAGCGGACGCGCGCGGGACGAGCGACGAGAGGACTTGGTCGATGCTGGCCTGCGTCTGCGCGCTGGTGCCGTTCTTGGAGCAGACCGTGGAGATCGGGTCCGCGCCGGTGCAGGGCCGCGCCATGGCAAGCAGGAGCGGCGCCAGCAGCAGTAGGAGCAGCGTCGGAGACGAGGAGGACGCCATTGTGGCCGGGTCGGATGTGTGGCTAGCTAGCTGGTACTACTTTGGTTGCATGCATGGGTGAGATTCTTATAGAGTATGGCGACGAGTGATACATGGGTGATAGACTGATGGGTTCTTGGTCCATGCATGCTAATAGCTAGCTGCCAAATTGCGCAGCCAGAATTGACGAGATGCATGCAAGTCTCTTGTGTTTTAATGGATGGAGACTGTGTCTGTGGCAGCACTTGATCCTGTGATTCCTGTCATCTCTAGATCGTGCAGACTAGTCCATGAATTATTATTCTTTGGGTAGTACGTGGTGTTGGCGATCAGCCAAATTTCCCACGTCGGCACACATATACTCCGAATTTTCTACGCTGTTGACCTGTTGACGATTAGATCCTTCAGCAGAGCTAGCTATGTCATGTCTAGAACTGCAAGCGAACGACTGAGCCTACTTCTAGATGGGCGAACTGCAAGCTTCGGGCCTTAATTAGCTTAGCTAGGTCATATGGCCACCTCAATCCAACCCAAAACAAAAGTGTTGCGTAACCGTAACTAAACCACTGGTTAGCAAAATTAACAGCAATCCGTAGACTGGGTGAGTGTTGGAAATGGCCGTTTGTTGGGACTGGGTCGCTGTCCGCGTCGGTGGCGATCATATTAGTTACTCGTCAACGATTTTTTGGATGGATGTGTAGACGACTGAAACTAGGTCGCCGCCTTGGTACGTCGGGCACTCAAATACCCACCTTTGTTACACAGAAAAGACATGGATTTCATTTGCTAACGTTTAAGCTTTCCCATCAGGCCAGGCACTCGCTGTCTCTGTTTGTTTGGATCTAAGGCCTCTTACTATCTTTATTTTTTTGGTTTCCGACATGATTCTCTATTATTTCTGGCGGAATAGACATCCATCGCCCGACTAAAGATATTGTTACACCTCAAGTTGACAACAGTTAAGTATGAGTGTGTTTGGTCATGTACCATAAGTAGCAGTGCCTAAATATGGGCCACCTATCAAGTTTTGGTGATGTACCCAAGATATCACTTACTAATTGATATCGACCTCTCACTTTCAAATATCTTATACTCACTATTAGGAAACTGGTCTTTTGTTAGGAGCCGCAAGCAGTATTTGTTCTGGCCGTGATATGATTCGAAACTATTGCTAGCAATAGTCCCGGTTCTAACGGTTAGAACGCGCGGCCACATCTAGTCCCAGTTCGATCAGGACCTCTAGTTCCGATTTGTGATACAAGCCGGGACTAAAGGAGAGGAGGCGGGTGCGTCAAGACGCaagcatctttagtcccggtttgtatgacaaaccggaacTAAATACCTTTTTATTTGCGCCAAAGTATCTAAAAGGTTGGAAAATTGAAAATCCTAAAAAGGACATTTACTTCTGGTTGGTTCCACTATAATCAAATTAAAAGATTAGTTGTATTCATTACAAATAAATGACTATTTGTTTTCATATCGTTGCCACATCtatgacctttagtcccggtttgcaaGTCAATCGGGAGTAAAGGTTGGGGCATTAGTCCTGTTTTGGCAATCCCGGCCGATggcaaaccgggactaaaagcCCTTCCGTATGGGTAGAGTAGACATGTTCTCTAACAGTGACTACCTCCATTTCAATGAATAAGCCGCATGCGTATTAAAAAATTAAGACAAACTTTGACTAAAAATTTGAGCAACCAAGTAGTGATTATAttgtatgtaattagtatcgttgaatTCGTATTAAAAATAATATTCTTAATAATGCTAATTTTATATGAGAAATAGTTATATATTTTGAGTAATTTTTAGTTAAAGAAAAACACGCAAAACAAGGACGCCTAATTCATTGGAATGGATGGAGTATTGTGAAATAGATTCATATAAAGGAGACTAAATTTTACTTAAATGTATGCCCGatattaatactccctccgtcccagttcgcaAGGCAAAGTTCCAAAAAATATTTGTCCCAAAATGCCTCACCTCCTAGGCACATTTGCATTTAATGTGGGAGTAAAACTGATTCATTATTGCATGCAAAAGGCTCCTCCTTTCGTATCCCACCGTGTAAAACTAGGCTCATTAGTACTTTGCATGCACCATGTGTGAATTAAAGGGTAGAAAATAAAGTTCTTTTTTATTTCCCAATTAATTGCAGCGCCGATGTTAACGTTTTTACATGAAAATTTAGAGCCAATGAGAATTCACCTTGGGCCAAGATATTTGAAAACTTTGCCTtgcgaactgggacggagggagtactgtgATCTCGAGGGAACCAACCGAGTCATGAATAAGGCAAAGTTTTTACCTCTGTTTTAAAAAAATTGCAGGAAGCATGCATAAAACAGCACGGTCGGAATTTTAACCCAAATTTTTTCTTAGTTGTCCGGACATTAGAAAATAATAAGTCCATCCATGGAGATAATTAAGTTTGTTTGCTGTCCACGTAAGTTTAGCCGCGGCGTAGCACGATCCATCGAGGTGTTTTTTGTTTGACACGTCCATTGAGAGGTGGACTTGCTGATAGATTTCCAAaaccaaaatttagaaaattagAGTTTGGTATGAGTTGAACTCATGTGCATACGTCGTACGTTTGTACGTGCGCCTATAAATTCAAGGGGAAAAAAGCACGACCAAAAACCATCTACTCCTCTTCCATCTAGAGATATAAACAAACATTGTACGTACGTACGAGAGCGTTCTCTTCTTGTTCGATCGTCGGGTCAATAGCTCCTATGCGACGTCGTTGAAGAAACGCGTTCAGAATGCGACGTTGTTGGTGGAAATAGCTCTCGTGCGATAGCTAAGATGGCCCAAATAGCCTATGTGCGACAGTCGGCCCCAGGTTAGTGGTAGTATTATGTGATCCTCGCGGGTCCCACAActtacactggtggaaaaaggggctttggtcgcggttggcaactgccattagtcgcggtggcgcaaccgcgaccaaagtagcgcgactaaaggccccccccctttagtcgcggttccttatgaaccgcgactaaaggcccgtccacgtgggccgcagggcgGCGCagtggcggaggacctttagtcgcggttcttctggccaaccgcgactaaaggcctccgcagggtttagggtttagccccccctccccctaaatctggtttctctttaatttgtattattttatttcttttgggttttaattttgaaggagtttcacatattctacggtactacatacatgcatatgaatgtacaatttcaaacaaatttgaaattagaaccaaaaagaattcaagaggaatatacaatatatattcaatatcggatgaccatatacaatatatattcaatatcggatgaccatatacaattttgaacaagttagttacaaattctggtgcatataaagttctacgtcatcgtaatagtgttctcctctaggatcgatgacttccctcgccaaccatccagctagttcctcttgaagtggtcggaagcgagcttctggactaagcgtcttccggaggttattcctcatgatgttgttctcacacttctggtcccgctcattgcagtatctccggatcctctcacaaacatagtatccacatagattggtccccggtggctgaatatccccagtcgtccgcactgcgattttaaaatgtagctcttttttgaattcaccgaccttggtatctacgaaccgtctccaaaccctacgaggcaaagaaaattaaataaacaagagagttattaattagttacttgatattaggaaatgatgaacgaaataggccgatcgatatagagcgcaaatgaatgaaaataattacttttgcatcatttttctcatgtcgccccaaagcgccggatccatattcagagagtcgtggacgagaaccgaggaggtctgaactttaattaccataagaatccagtgtaacctgcggacacgatacatgcacagtcatgcataactcatcgattagccacataccatgcatggagtaaacaaaagagaatgtgctcaagacagaaacactcacccaaaatggtaaggaaatagaatatcacttttctgttgctgttttctaataaaccgccacaggtcatcctccacgtcggcggggtggtgttctaacacatgtgaattaacgatgtgtgggtcaatgaacccaacatcatggatgttccttattcgcatttcccgcttcttcattctgcataatagcgtacacaacaagatagttaggacaatatatatatatatatagtgcaggcaatgaacgagatggggtagaaattaataaatcacttacagaacgtagcaactgatgatagatttgtcgaggtcgcgcagattgaacagctggaacaattcactcggatgaatttgtacccggtaatgtttgaagtgatgctcatatctaacttccgcatagatatagtctttggcgtttttatgttttatgtaacccttgtaccaatttagcagacctttcatttgtcgaggtcgaTCCTCTTCCGGCGCAGGCGCgatgagagggccattcttcacatatgtaaatactacgtccttcattggcgcctcatcaaggcctagcagtgcacgaagagtgatacctaagtcggccgcttgttctctggcactcgttacagtcaatccatgtgctgccgcagctgctatgatatcgggggcatccggatcggcggcttgcactatgagcggggcgatcgattgtttactttgttccccgagctgggcaacttctttccccctttctaattttgtctcggcctcgtcctccaaggctttcttctccgccaactcttggttcctcttgaacgcgagtgcttgcctacgaagttcacgtaaatagtcgtcaggcagattcttcgcggcttgggacggtgtgttcaaaaatgacttagccttgcttttgcttgtcgaatatactggcttgggctcgccctctcttttcttcttgcactcctccttccatttctcatgctgagcagccacggccgctgcattttcctcgacactaagttcccaaggcctcgggatgagaggcttcagtgatggctctggtatctttgtggttctaggtacataagggtcggggttaataacccaggactgcttctgcttcttcgccggaggtggattggggggcggtgtctgcgatcacccgccggacgaggatcgggggcggcgtcgctacccgccggaggtgaattggggggcggcgtcggctgacgtgaaggaggtgtaggtgaagcaccaccaccaccgccgccaccgccaccgtcaccgccaccgccaccgccaccgccaccaccaccaccaccgtaggggggtggacttgttggcgcctcacctggaaacttgataaatttcttacgCCATAGAATGAataggcgcttgacatctccaagtcttttcaccccttcgggtgtagcaatgtcaatgtccaggtcctcaaacccttggactatctcctccttgtcacacgagcatagccatcttgaatggggttgttgtggtggagtgctccagtggcAAAGCaacgccgatggctaccttcatggacatgttcccgataggataatacagaagacatgctttcatctcctttatgtcgtccacggggtagcgaggaggctccggtgcagtaatttcgaccaccagaggctccggtgcagtaacttctatcgtcggtgcaccagccggtgaggcctccgtggaagccacgctgcttcttctcattgctggcttccgagatccattggatgatcttcatgctgcgcccgagctgcatctctttcggcgactagtacactcacggttttcttcatcacatccatttccgttactaacttcgccacaacatctgcatcccgatccatctttctcttacggcacgtaaccgtacgggtcatcgcctggggaaccctactttccacggaatgggccccatgcctcgtacacgtcctccgtgttcaggattcccgagggcttttgtcagggcgtcgttctctctgttgaacttgatcctcccctc
This Lolium perenne isolate Kyuss_39 chromosome 1, Kyuss_2.0, whole genome shotgun sequence DNA region includes the following protein-coding sequences:
- the LOC127325994 gene encoding cysteine-rich repeat secretory protein 55 translates to MASSSSPTLLLLLLAPLLLAMARPCTGADPISTVCSKNGTSAQTQASIDQVLSSLVPRASAAYYATATAGRSPSTIYGLAQCRGDVTRQDCALCIAAAAREVASSCRGSADGRIFYDYCLLRYSDANFIGLPDTGYTLILLNTQNATGVDLAAFDRAQAKLMSRVAAEAGQGASKGLARDTARLGGGGAAAKTTIYGLGWCTLDITAADCGLCVAQAVAELPNYCRYRRGCRVMYSSCIARYETYPFFFPLDGGAEPADLAGHLEKIVINQ